The window CAAAGATCAATGGCAAATTTAGCATCACGGTTGAAGGATTTGAATATCGCAAATATGGAGCAAAGGCTTGCAAGGCTAAACTCCACAATACTCCAAAGGATTCAAAGTGTAGCATTCCTACAAACCTTCATTGGGGAACTAAGGGTGCTAACCTCAAAGTGAAATGAAAGAATAGTAATGAAGTTGTACTTTATGCAAAACCATTTGCTTATGGATCTAAGGCACCTTATGCAGAATGCAAAAAGCCCAAGGCTACACCTGCTCCATACTATTATAAATCTCCTCCACCTCCAACACCGAATTATGTTTATAAATCACCACCTCCTCCATCGCCGGCTTACGTTTATAAATCACCACCTCCTCCATCGCCGACTTACGTCTATAAATCACCACCTCCTCCATCACCAACTTACGTTTATAAATCACCATCTCCTCCATCACCGAAGTATGTGTACAAATCACCACCTCCCCCAACCCCGACAT of the Capsicum annuum cultivar UCD-10X-F1 unplaced genomic scaffold, UCD10Xv1.1 ctg13395, whole genome shotgun sequence genome contains:
- the LOC124890205 gene encoding extensin-like, with the protein product MSHGKKHLKDAVVEVTCKAGDKKIVSYGTTKINGKFSITVEGFEYRKYGAKACKAKLHNTPKDSKCSIPTNLHWGTKECKKPKATPAPYYYKSPPPPTPNYVYKSPPPPSPAYVYKSPPPPSPTYVYKSPPPPSPTYVYKSPSPPSP